The following proteins come from a genomic window of Lolium rigidum isolate FL_2022 chromosome 5, APGP_CSIRO_Lrig_0.1, whole genome shotgun sequence:
- the LOC124657973 gene encoding protein PRRC2C-like → MPAGDNPHSISEKKAALRESPKQSKNAAVNHQARAPPFPKDKAAETVGIKRPQPNGPLSPANHYAPGNPGANGHLVYVRRKVETDQSKGGATSGAESANSLSSKKPGICGPQEQSLKRQSSVPNTQSAPVSASPAASASIPALHSASLPANLSFGKQSPGKVSAQPSVAVTASPPQRNIVSTGMPQNFTAANTSSLPQCNIVSTTMPQNFTAANNSSLPQRTVLSTAMPQNFTAANTSSPPQSTIVSIAMPQNLTAANTASPPQRNVLSTAMPQNFTAANTASPPQRNAVSTAMPRNFTAANTASPTHRNVVSAAVPQNFTTVSMAHCNVAATSTASRDAVLTTTTRSPASLQRSSNQDWKERFIRLQEFLKNNEQSGQEEYIRMLHSLSSVGRSKHAIELEKRAVNLLIEEGKELQKMKSLNVLGKLPPADHPSVPTQPTFAMRLPFQPFPPRR, encoded by the exons ATGCCTGCTGGTGACAACCCACACTCAATTTCGGAGAAAAAGGCAGCATTGAGGGAGTCACCTAAGCAGTCCAAGAATGCTGCTGTTAATCACCAAGCCAGAGCTCCTCCTTTTCCTAAAGACAAAGCTGCTGAGACCGTTGGCATCAAGAGGCCACAACCTAATGGCCCCTTGAGCCCAGCCAATCATTATGCACCAGGAAACCCAGGGGCAAATGGTCATCTTGTATATGTGCGCAGGAAGGTTGAAACCGACCAAAGCAAAGGGGGCGCTACTTCTGGAGCAGAAAGCGCTAATTCTCTGAGCTCGAAGAAACCTGGTATATGTGGACCGCAAGAACAAAGTTTGAAGCGTCAGAGCAGTGTGCCTAATACTCAATCAGCTCCTGTTTCTGCATCTCCTGCTGCATCTGCTTCCATCCCTGCTTTGCACTCTGCAAGTTTGCCGGCTAACCTTTCTTTTGGGAAGCAATCTCCAGGAAAGGTTTCCGCTCAGCCTAGTGTTGCTGTGACTGCTAGTCCGCCACAGCGCAATATTGTGTCTACTGGAATGCCTCAGAATTTCACAGCTGCTAATACTTCTAGTCTGCCGCAGTGCAATATTGTGTCTACTACAATGCCTCAGAACTTCACAGCTGCTAATAATTCTAGTCTGCCGCAGCGAACTGTTCTGTCTACTGCAATGCCTCAGAACTTTACAGCTGCTAACACTTCTAGTCCGCCTCAGTCCACTATTGTGTCTATTGCAATGCCTCAGAACTTGACAGCTGCTAACACTGCTAGTCCGCCTCAGCGCAATGTTTTGTCTACTGCAATGCCTCAAAACTTTACAGCTGCTAACACTGCTAGTCCACCTCAGCGCAATGCTGTGTCTACTGCAATGCCTCGGAACTTTACAGCTGCTAATACTGCTAGTCCAACACACCGCAATGTTGtgtctgccgcagtgcctcagaaCTTTACAACTGTTAGTATGGCACATTGTAATGTTGCGGCTACTAGTACAGCGTCTCGTGATGCTGTACTTACTACTACAACACGTAGTCCGGCCAGTTTGCAAAGATCAAGCAatcaagattggaaagagaggtttATCCGGTTGCAGGAATTCTTGAAAAACAATGAGCAATCAGGACAGGAAGAATATATTCGCA TGCTCCACTCTTTGTCATCTGTTGGCCGGAGCAAGCATGCAATTGAGCTGGAGAAACGAGCAGTCAATCTCTTGATTGAAGAAG GGAAGGAGCTACAGAAGATGAAATCTCTGAATGTACTTGGCAAGCTTCCACCCGCTGATCATCCATCAGTACCAACACAGCCCACATTTGCTATGCGCCTGCCATTCCAGCCATTCCCACCCCGCCGTTGA
- the LOC124651889 gene encoding protein NLP1-like isoform X2 produces MTRREAHDYQFPSSISWLTQDVHHPTMLLDSQQERTSSEGGFTCMEDGRGAQPSISMARTTSSEGAAVDLDLLEQLLSGDNGWLEVATNASRSSNYFASPSTFLSDATATTTSMPPTSANNTWMHPSSTFRQRLDQALAFIKETQRDTDVLVQLWLPVKGNDGQLVLSTTGQPFSLDKSSESLRRFRDVSTRYTFSADVASESSPVPVGLPGRVFIGKLPEWSPDVRYFTRYEYPRVNDAQSLNVHGTMGLPVFEQGNYTCLGVMELIMTKQKLNFTSEINNICTALQAVNLRSTQVSSIPRAKLNSASYRDALPEILEVLRAACITHRLPLAQTWVTCAQQGKGGSRHSDENYRYCISTIDAASYVNDPKMQNFHDACSDHHLLRGQGVAGKAFTTNQPCFLPDIGSSTKLEYPLSHHAKIFNLKGAVAIRLRCTRTGTADFVLEFFLPTECEALEEQKAVLDSLSGTMRNACQTLRVVTDKEMEDEAMLEMNELNSFGPQGKNKVELSFGDKATEHREDASWTSLAGYSQKESDLAEQSIHGGQSSSLAGIQTSAEGSKGKRRTKTEKTVSLQVLRQYFAGSLKDAAKSLGVCPTTLKRICRTHGINRWPSRKIKKVDHSLRKLQQIIDSVHGGETAFQLNTLYKDLTNTPVSSDNNLSASITVPPTQQTNLNDFEKHQHHRLGNNVPSTSHSHSSCSQSSDSSPSCSGGATQHQPSYGVDLMKSGSPMKHSPVPTLQTENGTLNGHFSVQEAPRDLSHNGNQEAIGGQHYSQSLSPPKQNTDVDMRVKATFGSEKVRFRLKPELGFQELKQEMARRLGIVDTSSMIVKYLDDDSEWVLMTCDADLQECLHVYKLANIQTVKVSVHLVASPETRVTIGHTGLS; encoded by the exons ATGACCAGAAGGGAGGCACACGATTACCA ATTCCCATCCTCAATTTCTTGGCTCACCCaagatgttcatcatccaactatGCTTCTTGATTCCCAACAGGAGAGGACAA GTTCTGAAGGAGGCTTTACCTGTATGGAAGACGGAAGAGGCGCCCAGCCCAGCATCTCCATGGCGCGCACCACGTCATCCGAGGGTGCTGCGGTtgacttggatctcctggagcagCTGCTCTCCGGTGACAACGGCTGGCTTGAAGTGGCGACCAACGCTTCGCGCTCGTCCAACTACTTTGCTTCTCCTTCCACCTTCCTCTCAGATgccacagccaccaccaccagcatGCCGCCGACAAGTGCAAATAACACCTGGATGCACCCAAGCTCGACCTTCCGGCAACGGCTTGACCAAGCACTAGCATTCATCAAGGAGACGCAAAGAGACACCGATGTGCTCGTGCAGCTGTGGTTGCCTGTCAAAGGCAACGATGGGCAGCTGGTGTTGTCAACGACCGGGCAGCCATTCTCTCTTGACAAGAGCTCTGAGAGCCTCAGACGGTTCAGGGATGTGTCGACACGATACACGTTCTCTGCAGATGTTGCATCGGAGTCCTCACCGGTGCCGGTGGGGCTCCCGGGGAGGGTATTCATTGGCAAGCTCCCCGAGTGGTCTCCAGATGTTCGCTACTTCACCAGATATGAATACCCCCGGGTGAACGATGCCCAGTCCTTGAACGTCCATGGGACGATGGGGCTTCCGGTGTTCGAGCAGGGGAACTACACGTGTTTGGGTGTTATGGAATTGATCATGACTAAACAGAAGCTCAACTTCACATCTGAGATCAACAACATCTGCACTGCTCTCCAG GCAGTTAACCTGAGAAGCACACAAGTTTCAAGCATTCCACGCGCAAAG CTCAACAGTGCTTCCTACAGAGATGCTCTGCCAGAGATACTGGAAGTCCTAAGAGCAGCCTGCATCACCCACAGGCTCCCATTAGCTCAGACCTGGGTCACATGTGCTCAGCAAGGGAAGGGGGGCAGCCGCCACTCCGATGAAAACTACAGGTACTGCATCTCCACCATTGACGCGGCATCCTACGTCAATGATCCGAAGATGCAGAACTTCCATGACGCCTGCTCTGACCACCACCTTCTGCGTGGGCAAGGGGTTGCGGGGAAAGCCTTCACCacaaaccagccatgcttcctacCAGACATTGGATCTTCAACAAAACTGGAATACCCATTGTCTCACCATGCGAAGATCTTCAACTTAAAAGGTGCAGTGGCAATCCGATTGAGGTGCACACGCACCGGGACAGCGGACTTCGTGCTGGAATTCTTTCTGCCAACTGAGTGTGAAGCACTTGAGGAGCAGAAGGCAGTACTGGACTCCTTGTCGGGCACCATGCGCAATGCTTGCCAAACTCTACGCGTGGTTACAGACAAGGAGATGGAGGATGAGGCAATGCTTGAAATGAATGAGCTGAACTCGTTTGGTCCCCAGGGGAAGAACAAAGTTGAGTTGTCCTTTGGAGACAAAGCAACAGAACATAGAGAGGATGCATCTTGGACAAGTCTAGCAGGGTATTCACAGAAAGAATCAGATTTAGCTGAACAAAGTATCCATGGAGGGCAGAGTTCGTCTTTAGCTGGCATTCAGACATCAGCAGAAGGCAGCAAAGGAAAAAGGCGCACAAAGACGGAGAAGACTGTGAGCTTGCAGGTTCTTCGGCAGTACTTTGCTGGTAGCCTGAAAGATGCAGCAAAGAGCCTAGGAG TGTGCCCTACCACTCTGAAAAGAATATGCAGGACCCATGGCATAAACCGCTGGCCATCCCGAAAGATCAAGAAGGTAGACCATTCTCTAAGAAAGCTGCAACAGATCATCGATTCGGTTCATGGAGGAGAGACGGCTTTCCAACTTAATACCCTGTACAAGGATCTCACAAACACCCCTGTATCATCTGATAACAATTTGTCAGCAAGCATCACAGTTCCTCCAACTCAGCAGACCAATCTTAACGATTTTGAAAAGCACCAACACCACAGGCTAGGCAACAATGTACCATCAACCTCACACTCACATTCATCATGCAGCCAAAGTTCTGATTCAAGCCCGTCCTGCAGTGGTGGAGCAACACAACATCAACCATCGTATGGGGTTGATTTGATGAAGTCTGGAAGTCCTATGAAGCACAGCCCCGTCCCGACCCTGCAAACAGAAAATGGCACATTAAATGGACATTTCTCAGTTCAGGAGGCACCAAGAGATCTTTCTCATAATGGTAATCAAGAGGCTATAGGCGGACAGCATTATTCTCAGAGCCTATCACCCCCCAAACAGAATACGGATGTAGATATGAGAGTAAAGGCCACATTTGGCTCAGAAAAGGTCAGATTCAGATTGAAGCCTGAGTTAGGCTTTCAAGAACTGAAGCAGGAGATGGCAAGACGTTTGGGTATAGTAGACACAAGTTCTATGATTGTTAAGTACCTGGATGATGATTCAGAGTGGGTCTTGATGACATGTGATGCAGATTTACAAGAGTGCCTTCATGTATATAAACTAGCAAATATCCAAACTGTCAAAGTTTCAGTTCATCTAGTTGCTAGCCCAGAAACAAGGGTCACTATTGGTCACACTGGTTTGTCATGA
- the LOC124651889 gene encoding protein NLP1-like isoform X1, translated as MMCSRLPPAPCNPNTSTSDTKIFPRFPSSISWLTQDVHHPTMLLDSQQERTSSEGGFTCMEDGRGAQPSISMARTTSSEGAAVDLDLLEQLLSGDNGWLEVATNASRSSNYFASPSTFLSDATATTTSMPPTSANNTWMHPSSTFRQRLDQALAFIKETQRDTDVLVQLWLPVKGNDGQLVLSTTGQPFSLDKSSESLRRFRDVSTRYTFSADVASESSPVPVGLPGRVFIGKLPEWSPDVRYFTRYEYPRVNDAQSLNVHGTMGLPVFEQGNYTCLGVMELIMTKQKLNFTSEINNICTALQAVNLRSTQVSSIPRAKLNSASYRDALPEILEVLRAACITHRLPLAQTWVTCAQQGKGGSRHSDENYRYCISTIDAASYVNDPKMQNFHDACSDHHLLRGQGVAGKAFTTNQPCFLPDIGSSTKLEYPLSHHAKIFNLKGAVAIRLRCTRTGTADFVLEFFLPTECEALEEQKAVLDSLSGTMRNACQTLRVVTDKEMEDEAMLEMNELNSFGPQGKNKVELSFGDKATEHREDASWTSLAGYSQKESDLAEQSIHGGQSSSLAGIQTSAEGSKGKRRTKTEKTVSLQVLRQYFAGSLKDAAKSLGVCPTTLKRICRTHGINRWPSRKIKKVDHSLRKLQQIIDSVHGGETAFQLNTLYKDLTNTPVSSDNNLSASITVPPTQQTNLNDFEKHQHHRLGNNVPSTSHSHSSCSQSSDSSPSCSGGATQHQPSYGVDLMKSGSPMKHSPVPTLQTENGTLNGHFSVQEAPRDLSHNGNQEAIGGQHYSQSLSPPKQNTDVDMRVKATFGSEKVRFRLKPELGFQELKQEMARRLGIVDTSSMIVKYLDDDSEWVLMTCDADLQECLHVYKLANIQTVKVSVHLVASPETRVTIGHTGLS; from the exons ATGATGTGTTCTCGCCTACCACCCGCACCCTGCAACCCAAACACCAGCACATCTGACACAAAGATCTTCCCTAGATTCCCATCCTCAATTTCTTGGCTCACCCaagatgttcatcatccaactatGCTTCTTGATTCCCAACAGGAGAGGACAA GTTCTGAAGGAGGCTTTACCTGTATGGAAGACGGAAGAGGCGCCCAGCCCAGCATCTCCATGGCGCGCACCACGTCATCCGAGGGTGCTGCGGTtgacttggatctcctggagcagCTGCTCTCCGGTGACAACGGCTGGCTTGAAGTGGCGACCAACGCTTCGCGCTCGTCCAACTACTTTGCTTCTCCTTCCACCTTCCTCTCAGATgccacagccaccaccaccagcatGCCGCCGACAAGTGCAAATAACACCTGGATGCACCCAAGCTCGACCTTCCGGCAACGGCTTGACCAAGCACTAGCATTCATCAAGGAGACGCAAAGAGACACCGATGTGCTCGTGCAGCTGTGGTTGCCTGTCAAAGGCAACGATGGGCAGCTGGTGTTGTCAACGACCGGGCAGCCATTCTCTCTTGACAAGAGCTCTGAGAGCCTCAGACGGTTCAGGGATGTGTCGACACGATACACGTTCTCTGCAGATGTTGCATCGGAGTCCTCACCGGTGCCGGTGGGGCTCCCGGGGAGGGTATTCATTGGCAAGCTCCCCGAGTGGTCTCCAGATGTTCGCTACTTCACCAGATATGAATACCCCCGGGTGAACGATGCCCAGTCCTTGAACGTCCATGGGACGATGGGGCTTCCGGTGTTCGAGCAGGGGAACTACACGTGTTTGGGTGTTATGGAATTGATCATGACTAAACAGAAGCTCAACTTCACATCTGAGATCAACAACATCTGCACTGCTCTCCAG GCAGTTAACCTGAGAAGCACACAAGTTTCAAGCATTCCACGCGCAAAG CTCAACAGTGCTTCCTACAGAGATGCTCTGCCAGAGATACTGGAAGTCCTAAGAGCAGCCTGCATCACCCACAGGCTCCCATTAGCTCAGACCTGGGTCACATGTGCTCAGCAAGGGAAGGGGGGCAGCCGCCACTCCGATGAAAACTACAGGTACTGCATCTCCACCATTGACGCGGCATCCTACGTCAATGATCCGAAGATGCAGAACTTCCATGACGCCTGCTCTGACCACCACCTTCTGCGTGGGCAAGGGGTTGCGGGGAAAGCCTTCACCacaaaccagccatgcttcctacCAGACATTGGATCTTCAACAAAACTGGAATACCCATTGTCTCACCATGCGAAGATCTTCAACTTAAAAGGTGCAGTGGCAATCCGATTGAGGTGCACACGCACCGGGACAGCGGACTTCGTGCTGGAATTCTTTCTGCCAACTGAGTGTGAAGCACTTGAGGAGCAGAAGGCAGTACTGGACTCCTTGTCGGGCACCATGCGCAATGCTTGCCAAACTCTACGCGTGGTTACAGACAAGGAGATGGAGGATGAGGCAATGCTTGAAATGAATGAGCTGAACTCGTTTGGTCCCCAGGGGAAGAACAAAGTTGAGTTGTCCTTTGGAGACAAAGCAACAGAACATAGAGAGGATGCATCTTGGACAAGTCTAGCAGGGTATTCACAGAAAGAATCAGATTTAGCTGAACAAAGTATCCATGGAGGGCAGAGTTCGTCTTTAGCTGGCATTCAGACATCAGCAGAAGGCAGCAAAGGAAAAAGGCGCACAAAGACGGAGAAGACTGTGAGCTTGCAGGTTCTTCGGCAGTACTTTGCTGGTAGCCTGAAAGATGCAGCAAAGAGCCTAGGAG TGTGCCCTACCACTCTGAAAAGAATATGCAGGACCCATGGCATAAACCGCTGGCCATCCCGAAAGATCAAGAAGGTAGACCATTCTCTAAGAAAGCTGCAACAGATCATCGATTCGGTTCATGGAGGAGAGACGGCTTTCCAACTTAATACCCTGTACAAGGATCTCACAAACACCCCTGTATCATCTGATAACAATTTGTCAGCAAGCATCACAGTTCCTCCAACTCAGCAGACCAATCTTAACGATTTTGAAAAGCACCAACACCACAGGCTAGGCAACAATGTACCATCAACCTCACACTCACATTCATCATGCAGCCAAAGTTCTGATTCAAGCCCGTCCTGCAGTGGTGGAGCAACACAACATCAACCATCGTATGGGGTTGATTTGATGAAGTCTGGAAGTCCTATGAAGCACAGCCCCGTCCCGACCCTGCAAACAGAAAATGGCACATTAAATGGACATTTCTCAGTTCAGGAGGCACCAAGAGATCTTTCTCATAATGGTAATCAAGAGGCTATAGGCGGACAGCATTATTCTCAGAGCCTATCACCCCCCAAACAGAATACGGATGTAGATATGAGAGTAAAGGCCACATTTGGCTCAGAAAAGGTCAGATTCAGATTGAAGCCTGAGTTAGGCTTTCAAGAACTGAAGCAGGAGATGGCAAGACGTTTGGGTATAGTAGACACAAGTTCTATGATTGTTAAGTACCTGGATGATGATTCAGAGTGGGTCTTGATGACATGTGATGCAGATTTACAAGAGTGCCTTCATGTATATAAACTAGCAAATATCCAAACTGTCAAAGTTTCAGTTCATCTAGTTGCTAGCCCAGAAACAAGGGTCACTATTGGTCACACTGGTTTGTCATGA
- the LOC124651889 gene encoding protein NLP1-like isoform X3, with the protein MEDGRGAQPSISMARTTSSEGAAVDLDLLEQLLSGDNGWLEVATNASRSSNYFASPSTFLSDATATTTSMPPTSANNTWMHPSSTFRQRLDQALAFIKETQRDTDVLVQLWLPVKGNDGQLVLSTTGQPFSLDKSSESLRRFRDVSTRYTFSADVASESSPVPVGLPGRVFIGKLPEWSPDVRYFTRYEYPRVNDAQSLNVHGTMGLPVFEQGNYTCLGVMELIMTKQKLNFTSEINNICTALQAVNLRSTQVSSIPRAKLNSASYRDALPEILEVLRAACITHRLPLAQTWVTCAQQGKGGSRHSDENYRYCISTIDAASYVNDPKMQNFHDACSDHHLLRGQGVAGKAFTTNQPCFLPDIGSSTKLEYPLSHHAKIFNLKGAVAIRLRCTRTGTADFVLEFFLPTECEALEEQKAVLDSLSGTMRNACQTLRVVTDKEMEDEAMLEMNELNSFGPQGKNKVELSFGDKATEHREDASWTSLAGYSQKESDLAEQSIHGGQSSSLAGIQTSAEGSKGKRRTKTEKTVSLQVLRQYFAGSLKDAAKSLGVCPTTLKRICRTHGINRWPSRKIKKVDHSLRKLQQIIDSVHGGETAFQLNTLYKDLTNTPVSSDNNLSASITVPPTQQTNLNDFEKHQHHRLGNNVPSTSHSHSSCSQSSDSSPSCSGGATQHQPSYGVDLMKSGSPMKHSPVPTLQTENGTLNGHFSVQEAPRDLSHNGNQEAIGGQHYSQSLSPPKQNTDVDMRVKATFGSEKVRFRLKPELGFQELKQEMARRLGIVDTSSMIVKYLDDDSEWVLMTCDADLQECLHVYKLANIQTVKVSVHLVASPETRVTIGHTGLS; encoded by the exons ATGGAAGACGGAAGAGGCGCCCAGCCCAGCATCTCCATGGCGCGCACCACGTCATCCGAGGGTGCTGCGGTtgacttggatctcctggagcagCTGCTCTCCGGTGACAACGGCTGGCTTGAAGTGGCGACCAACGCTTCGCGCTCGTCCAACTACTTTGCTTCTCCTTCCACCTTCCTCTCAGATgccacagccaccaccaccagcatGCCGCCGACAAGTGCAAATAACACCTGGATGCACCCAAGCTCGACCTTCCGGCAACGGCTTGACCAAGCACTAGCATTCATCAAGGAGACGCAAAGAGACACCGATGTGCTCGTGCAGCTGTGGTTGCCTGTCAAAGGCAACGATGGGCAGCTGGTGTTGTCAACGACCGGGCAGCCATTCTCTCTTGACAAGAGCTCTGAGAGCCTCAGACGGTTCAGGGATGTGTCGACACGATACACGTTCTCTGCAGATGTTGCATCGGAGTCCTCACCGGTGCCGGTGGGGCTCCCGGGGAGGGTATTCATTGGCAAGCTCCCCGAGTGGTCTCCAGATGTTCGCTACTTCACCAGATATGAATACCCCCGGGTGAACGATGCCCAGTCCTTGAACGTCCATGGGACGATGGGGCTTCCGGTGTTCGAGCAGGGGAACTACACGTGTTTGGGTGTTATGGAATTGATCATGACTAAACAGAAGCTCAACTTCACATCTGAGATCAACAACATCTGCACTGCTCTCCAG GCAGTTAACCTGAGAAGCACACAAGTTTCAAGCATTCCACGCGCAAAG CTCAACAGTGCTTCCTACAGAGATGCTCTGCCAGAGATACTGGAAGTCCTAAGAGCAGCCTGCATCACCCACAGGCTCCCATTAGCTCAGACCTGGGTCACATGTGCTCAGCAAGGGAAGGGGGGCAGCCGCCACTCCGATGAAAACTACAGGTACTGCATCTCCACCATTGACGCGGCATCCTACGTCAATGATCCGAAGATGCAGAACTTCCATGACGCCTGCTCTGACCACCACCTTCTGCGTGGGCAAGGGGTTGCGGGGAAAGCCTTCACCacaaaccagccatgcttcctacCAGACATTGGATCTTCAACAAAACTGGAATACCCATTGTCTCACCATGCGAAGATCTTCAACTTAAAAGGTGCAGTGGCAATCCGATTGAGGTGCACACGCACCGGGACAGCGGACTTCGTGCTGGAATTCTTTCTGCCAACTGAGTGTGAAGCACTTGAGGAGCAGAAGGCAGTACTGGACTCCTTGTCGGGCACCATGCGCAATGCTTGCCAAACTCTACGCGTGGTTACAGACAAGGAGATGGAGGATGAGGCAATGCTTGAAATGAATGAGCTGAACTCGTTTGGTCCCCAGGGGAAGAACAAAGTTGAGTTGTCCTTTGGAGACAAAGCAACAGAACATAGAGAGGATGCATCTTGGACAAGTCTAGCAGGGTATTCACAGAAAGAATCAGATTTAGCTGAACAAAGTATCCATGGAGGGCAGAGTTCGTCTTTAGCTGGCATTCAGACATCAGCAGAAGGCAGCAAAGGAAAAAGGCGCACAAAGACGGAGAAGACTGTGAGCTTGCAGGTTCTTCGGCAGTACTTTGCTGGTAGCCTGAAAGATGCAGCAAAGAGCCTAGGAG TGTGCCCTACCACTCTGAAAAGAATATGCAGGACCCATGGCATAAACCGCTGGCCATCCCGAAAGATCAAGAAGGTAGACCATTCTCTAAGAAAGCTGCAACAGATCATCGATTCGGTTCATGGAGGAGAGACGGCTTTCCAACTTAATACCCTGTACAAGGATCTCACAAACACCCCTGTATCATCTGATAACAATTTGTCAGCAAGCATCACAGTTCCTCCAACTCAGCAGACCAATCTTAACGATTTTGAAAAGCACCAACACCACAGGCTAGGCAACAATGTACCATCAACCTCACACTCACATTCATCATGCAGCCAAAGTTCTGATTCAAGCCCGTCCTGCAGTGGTGGAGCAACACAACATCAACCATCGTATGGGGTTGATTTGATGAAGTCTGGAAGTCCTATGAAGCACAGCCCCGTCCCGACCCTGCAAACAGAAAATGGCACATTAAATGGACATTTCTCAGTTCAGGAGGCACCAAGAGATCTTTCTCATAATGGTAATCAAGAGGCTATAGGCGGACAGCATTATTCTCAGAGCCTATCACCCCCCAAACAGAATACGGATGTAGATATGAGAGTAAAGGCCACATTTGGCTCAGAAAAGGTCAGATTCAGATTGAAGCCTGAGTTAGGCTTTCAAGAACTGAAGCAGGAGATGGCAAGACGTTTGGGTATAGTAGACACAAGTTCTATGATTGTTAAGTACCTGGATGATGATTCAGAGTGGGTCTTGATGACATGTGATGCAGATTTACAAGAGTGCCTTCATGTATATAAACTAGCAAATATCCAAACTGTCAAAGTTTCAGTTCATCTAGTTGCTAGCCCAGAAACAAGGGTCACTATTGGTCACACTGGTTTGTCATGA
- the LOC124651201 gene encoding U11/U12 small nuclear ribonucleoprotein 31 kDa protein-like, translating to MSRRRRQGSDSDGEDDSFLYRYPLPTSAAAGASGAHGGGGKPGRGGGSGSGGLAPSKSTVYVSNLDFALTNSDLHTLFSRFGKVARVTVLKDRASRRSKGVAFVLFVRREDAAAAAAGMHGKLLNGRTLAASIAEDNGRAAQFIRRREYRDKSHCYECGGEGHLSYECPRNQLGPRDRPPPSKKSRRGAGAGRGGGGGERDGPSWQSDDDDGVAAAFEDDRWASVVDTRGEEEKAAEKTAEKAARKEKRKGYFSDESDEDAD from the coding sequence ATgtctcgccggcggcggcagggctCCGACTCCGACGGCGAGGACGACAGCTTCCTCTACCGCTACCCGCtgcccacctccgccgccgccggcgcttccGGCGCCCACGGAGGGGGCGGCAAGCCCGGcaggggcggcggcagcggctcgGGCGGGCTCGCGCCGTCCAAGTCCACGGTGTACGTCTCCAACCTGGACTTCGCGCTCACCAACTCCGACCTGCACACCCTCTTCTCCCGCTTCGGCAAGGTCGCCCGCGTCACCGTCCTCAAGGACCGCGCCTCCCGCCGCAGCAAGGGCGTcgccttcgtcctcttcgtccgccgggaggacgccgccgccgccgccgccgggatgcACGGCAAGCTGCTCAACGGCCGCACCCTCGCCGCCTCCATCGCCGAGGACAACGGCCGCGCCGCGCAGTTCATCCGCCGCCGCGAGTACCGCGACAAGTCCCACTGCTACGAGTGCGGCGGGGAGGGCCACCTCTCCTACGAGTGCCCCCGCAACCAGCTCGGGCCCCGCGACAGGCCGCCGCCCTCTAAGAAGTCGCGCCGTGGCGCCGGCGCCGGACGCGGGGGCGGTGGCGGCGAACGAGACGGGCCCTCCTGGCAGTCGGACGATGACGACGGCGTCGCCGCGGCCTTCGAGGACGACAGGTGGGCGTCGGTGGTGGACacgaggggagaggaggagaaggcggccgaGAAGACGgccgagaaggcggcgaggaaggagaagCGGAAAGGCTACTTCAGTGACGAGAGCGACGAGGATGCTGACTGA